From Actinoplanes oblitus, a single genomic window includes:
- a CDS encoding methyl-accepting chemotaxis protein, with product MTRLLADRRVGTKIMFAVLVVALLSVADGLFAMDSLGTTNDQVKAGYQHSLELEAIGNLRSAVNRVWLAVGDDLLAADSAGRSAATSTLSTAEEQVDQYATKYGSYPIGDAASSALTAFSAVWVKYRDLVGGTLLPLARTGDRARVDAVRASQVAPLMTEVRTQLTTLSDLTVQATAVQETDAESRYQSTKWRVLIMLALSALVGVALAVTASRMIVRPLSRCVAVLDRLRDGDLTARADVHSRDEVGRMAEALDHTAEAMDGMVNRVRTSADVLASAAEELSTVSAQLSVSAEETSAQVSTVSESAGRVSEGVQAVSAGAEEMGVSIREIANSANEAAGVAADAARTAEHTNTSVSRLGEASAQISTVVALITSIAEQTNLLALNATIEAARAGEMGKGFAVVAAEVKDLAQETARATQQITAQVAAIQTETDGAVHAIQQIAAVIATINDYATTIAAAVEEQTATTAEIARSVGQAAEGSTAIAGTIAGVAQAAAQVTSGATETQQTAAELARTAADLQATVAAYRT from the coding sequence GTGACTCGTCTGCTCGCCGACCGGCGGGTCGGTACCAAGATCATGTTCGCGGTGCTGGTCGTCGCGCTGCTCAGCGTGGCCGACGGCCTGTTCGCGATGGACAGTTTGGGCACGACGAACGACCAGGTCAAGGCCGGTTATCAGCACAGCCTGGAGCTGGAGGCGATCGGGAACCTGCGCAGCGCGGTGAACCGGGTGTGGCTGGCGGTCGGCGACGATCTGCTGGCCGCCGACAGTGCCGGGCGGTCGGCCGCGACGTCCACGCTGAGCACCGCGGAGGAGCAGGTCGATCAGTACGCCACGAAGTACGGCAGCTATCCGATCGGCGATGCGGCCTCGTCGGCGCTGACCGCCTTCAGCGCGGTGTGGGTGAAGTACCGGGATCTGGTGGGTGGCACGCTGCTGCCACTGGCGCGGACCGGTGACCGGGCCCGGGTCGACGCGGTACGGGCGTCGCAGGTCGCCCCGCTGATGACCGAGGTACGCACCCAGCTGACCACGCTCTCCGACCTCACCGTCCAGGCCACCGCGGTCCAGGAGACGGACGCCGAGAGCCGCTATCAGTCCACCAAGTGGCGGGTACTGATCATGCTGGCGCTCTCCGCGCTCGTCGGGGTGGCGCTGGCCGTGACGGCGAGCCGGATGATCGTACGGCCGCTGTCCCGCTGCGTCGCGGTGCTCGACCGGCTGCGTGACGGCGACCTGACCGCCCGCGCCGACGTGCACAGCCGCGACGAGGTGGGGCGGATGGCGGAGGCGCTCGATCACACCGCCGAGGCGATGGACGGCATGGTCAACCGGGTACGCACCAGCGCCGACGTGCTCGCCTCCGCCGCCGAGGAGCTGTCCACCGTCTCGGCCCAGCTCTCGGTCTCCGCTGAGGAGACGTCGGCGCAGGTCAGCACGGTTTCCGAGTCGGCCGGCCGGGTGTCCGAGGGGGTGCAGGCGGTCTCCGCCGGTGCCGAGGAGATGGGCGTCTCGATCCGGGAGATCGCCAACAGCGCCAACGAGGCGGCCGGCGTGGCAGCCGATGCGGCCCGCACCGCGGAGCACACCAACACCAGCGTGTCCCGCCTCGGCGAGGCGTCCGCGCAGATCAGCACGGTGGTCGCGCTGATCACCTCGATCGCCGAGCAGACCAACCTGCTCGCCCTGAACGCGACCATCGAGGCCGCCCGGGCCGGCGAGATGGGCAAGGGGTTCGCGGTGGTGGCGGCCGAGGTCAAGGACCTGGCGCAGGAGACCGCGCGGGCCACCCAGCAGATCACCGCTCAGGTGGCCGCGATCCAGACCGAGACGGACGGCGCGGTGCACGCCATCCAGCAGATCGCCGCGGTGATCGCCACGATCAACGACTACGCGACGACGATCGCGGCGGCGGTGGAGGAGCAGACCGCCACCACCGCGGAGATCGCCCGCAGCGTCGGCCAGGCGGCGGAGGGTTCCACGGCGATCGCCGGGACCATCGCCGGGGTGGCGCAGGCGGCGGCCCAGGTGACCTCGGGCGCCACCGAGACGCAGCAGACGGCTGCCGAGCTGGCCCGGACCGCCGCGGACTTGCAGGCCACGGTGGCGGCCTACCGGACGTGA
- a CDS encoding TetR/AcrR family transcriptional regulator, with translation MARTPVPGTRDTILTAAAGLFYRYGVRAVGMAQVVEVAGCGKNLLYRHFPSKADLAAAYLTLARREREQATAAALRWANGPAEQLVALVAEIAESTRRPGYRGCAFRNYLTEFPGATDEPARVARGYLADSRAVVDRLVAELGGDALLADRIWLIVDGLHSGPPEQARVALDWITELVRR, from the coding sequence ATGGCACGTACGCCGGTCCCGGGTACCCGCGACACCATCCTGACCGCGGCCGCCGGGCTGTTCTACCGGTACGGCGTCCGCGCCGTCGGCATGGCCCAGGTCGTCGAGGTCGCGGGTTGCGGCAAGAACCTGCTCTACCGGCACTTCCCGAGCAAGGCGGACCTGGCCGCCGCCTACCTCACGCTGGCCCGGCGGGAGCGGGAGCAGGCCACCGCGGCCGCGCTGCGCTGGGCGAACGGCCCCGCCGAGCAGCTCGTCGCCCTGGTCGCCGAGATCGCCGAGAGCACCCGCCGCCCGGGGTATCGCGGCTGCGCCTTCCGCAACTACCTGACCGAGTTCCCGGGGGCGACCGACGAGCCGGCCCGGGTGGCCCGCGGCTATCTGGCGGACAGCCGCGCGGTGGTGGATCGGCTGGTGGCGGAGCTGGGTGGCGACGCCCTGCTGGCCGATCGGATCTGGCTGATCGTGGACGGCTTGCACAGCGGGCCGCCGGAGCAGGCGCGGGTAGCCCTGGACTGGATCACCGAGCTGGTCCGCCGGTGA
- the cydC gene encoding thiol reductant ABC exporter subunit CydC has protein sequence MARGPVDPRLLRHARSGRAGVAALALIGTGQAGATLAIAVALCWVVAPSLSRSFPLGGSRPAAIALLAGAFAARGLLSWAEQVVARRTAARVTDELRRSLLAAVVRRGPAWVASYGAGRLTTVLGTGLDALRPWFSGYLPSLVLGVLLPPAVIVVMALADPASAVIALLTLPLVPLLGALIGWATRSRARQRWAADARLAGHFLDVVRGLGTLRVFGRAERQIAVIAGLTDRHRRATLRVLRVAFLSSTALDLVGTLSVGLIAVQAGVRVADGSMPLAPALLAILLAPEAYRPLREMAARYHAATDATAVIADVDEILAAGTHGGINTPETTVTTSQNHAAGTHGGIRAPETTLTTSQNHAAGTNGGNKAPETTVTTSRGSAAGVGAADWAALAATGRWGVLAAGVRAGYPGVGGDALHLRELAVRAGEIVALRGPSGAGKSTALRVLAGLHPAGSGAIAVGRAFHLSQRPALPYARTIGEAFAADATDDEVRDALRMVGLDGEVTPATPLGEHGNGISAGQRQRLALAALLHRAGRAMAPAERAADCRHRDGAGPRRRPAPVVTLLLDEPTAHLDPDAEGVVIARLREFAERGCAVLVVAHRPALLAAADRVVDLRPPARETGVMPAAFSAAANSGPDAGPAGDDRRGDVGTGEAAAPWWRRVWVAVALGAAAVLGGLVLTGSAAWLLVRAASLPPVLTLSAAVVLVRGSAVARPLLRYLERLVAHDVAFARLGRRRARIYASLIPRVPGPLLHRRGDLLTRLVDDVDARVDGLLRGWLPAWTAAVTVVVAAAAAVLISPAVIAPLAIGLLTAGVIAPLVAGWQADRQEAATAVARAALRDAMVETVDGVEELAAGGGRSGVPEDRSRTLADLEARAARTAGLATAIAHLGWAVAAGGTALLLAGAGISAEWSAVLLLGVIALGEPVVALPDAAIARRRAAGAERRVAALTTTDRRLPGPDPAPTTALAPLDAGSRPDDGSRRDDRAQLDAGSRPDDASRRDDGSRRDDGSRRDGAGVADGVVRVSGLVAGWDPAAEPALDGLDLTLPAGAKVAITGRSGSGKSTLGAVLGGLLAPRAGDVRVGGKALLVGGETGHVFASTVRENLRLAMPAATDPQLVAALRRVGLGPWLAGLADGLDTWLGAGGSTMSGGQRRRLATARALLADPALLILDEPTEGIDEAGARELMADLLDAASGRTVLVFAHRAEGLDLVDEIYELSSAKLNVGVI, from the coding sequence GTGGCGCGTGGACCGGTCGACCCGCGTCTGCTGCGTCACGCGCGGTCGGGGCGCGCCGGAGTCGCCGCGCTCGCCCTGATCGGAACCGGGCAGGCGGGCGCGACGCTCGCCATCGCTGTGGCGCTCTGCTGGGTGGTCGCCCCGTCGCTCTCCCGGTCGTTCCCGCTCGGCGGGTCCCGGCCGGCCGCGATCGCCCTGCTGGCCGGGGCCTTCGCGGCGCGCGGCCTGCTCTCCTGGGCCGAACAGGTGGTGGCCCGTCGCACCGCCGCCCGGGTCACCGACGAACTGCGCCGCTCCCTACTCGCCGCCGTCGTCCGGCGCGGCCCGGCCTGGGTCGCCTCCTACGGCGCCGGCCGGCTCACCACGGTCCTCGGCACCGGGCTGGACGCGCTGCGCCCGTGGTTCTCCGGCTACCTGCCGTCCCTGGTCCTCGGCGTGCTGCTGCCACCCGCGGTGATCGTCGTGATGGCCCTGGCCGACCCGGCCTCCGCGGTGATCGCCCTGCTCACCCTGCCGCTGGTCCCGCTGCTCGGCGCCCTGATCGGCTGGGCCACCCGGTCCCGCGCCCGGCAACGCTGGGCCGCCGACGCCCGCCTGGCCGGCCACTTCCTCGACGTGGTGCGCGGCCTGGGCACCCTCCGGGTCTTCGGCCGGGCCGAACGCCAGATCGCCGTGATCGCCGGCCTGACCGACCGGCACCGCCGGGCCACCCTGCGCGTGCTGCGGGTGGCGTTCCTGTCGTCGACAGCGCTGGACCTGGTCGGCACCCTGTCGGTGGGGCTGATCGCCGTGCAGGCCGGCGTCCGGGTGGCCGACGGCTCGATGCCGCTGGCCCCGGCCCTGCTGGCGATCCTGCTGGCGCCGGAGGCGTACCGGCCGCTGCGCGAGATGGCCGCCCGCTACCACGCCGCCACCGACGCCACCGCTGTGATCGCCGACGTAGACGAGATCCTCGCGGCTGGCACTCACGGTGGTATCAACACACCCGAGACCACCGTGACGACCAGCCAGAACCACGCGGCTGGCACACACGGTGGCATCAGGGCGCCGGAGACCACCCTGACGACCAGCCAGAACCACGCGGCTGGCACGAACGGTGGTAACAAGGCGCCGGAGACCACCGTGACGACCAGCCGGGGGTCTGCGGCCGGGGTGGGGGCTGCGGACTGGGCCGCGTTGGCGGCGACCGGGCGGTGGGGGGTGCTCGCGGCCGGGGTGCGCGCCGGCTACCCCGGCGTGGGCGGCGACGCGCTGCACCTTCGCGAACTGGCGGTCCGGGCGGGCGAGATCGTCGCGCTGCGGGGACCGTCCGGGGCGGGCAAGAGCACGGCGTTACGGGTGCTCGCCGGGCTGCACCCGGCCGGCTCGGGGGCGATCGCGGTGGGGCGGGCGTTTCATCTGTCGCAGCGTCCGGCGTTGCCGTATGCGCGGACGATCGGTGAGGCCTTCGCCGCGGACGCCACCGACGACGAGGTCCGGGATGCGCTGCGGATGGTCGGGCTGGACGGCGAGGTCACCCCGGCCACGCCGCTCGGCGAGCACGGGAACGGTATCTCCGCCGGTCAGCGGCAGCGGCTGGCGCTGGCCGCGCTGCTGCACCGGGCCGGGCGCGCGATGGCCCCGGCCGAGCGGGCTGCCGACTGTCGGCACCGCGACGGAGCCGGGCCGAGACGCCGCCCGGCGCCGGTGGTCACCCTGCTGCTCGACGAGCCGACAGCGCATCTGGACCCGGATGCCGAGGGGGTGGTGATCGCGCGGTTGCGGGAGTTCGCCGAACGTGGATGCGCCGTTCTGGTGGTCGCGCACCGGCCGGCACTGCTCGCCGCCGCCGATCGCGTCGTCGACCTGCGGCCACCGGCTCGCGAGACGGGCGTGATGCCGGCTGCTTTCTCCGCGGCGGCGAACAGCGGGCCGGACGCCGGGCCGGCTGGGGACGACCGGCGTGGCGACGTGGGCACGGGCGAGGCCGCGGCGCCGTGGTGGCGGCGGGTCTGGGTGGCGGTGGCGCTGGGGGCGGCGGCGGTGCTCGGCGGGCTGGTGCTGACCGGATCCGCGGCGTGGCTGCTGGTGCGGGCCGCGTCGTTGCCGCCGGTGCTGACGCTGTCCGCGGCGGTGGTGCTGGTGCGTGGGAGTGCGGTGGCCCGGCCGCTGCTGCGGTACCTGGAGCGGCTGGTGGCGCACGACGTGGCGTTCGCGCGGCTGGGGCGGCGGCGGGCCCGGATCTACGCGAGTCTGATCCCGCGGGTGCCGGGGCCGCTGCTGCACCGGCGCGGGGACCTGCTGACCCGGCTGGTCGACGACGTGGACGCGCGGGTGGACGGGTTGCTCCGGGGCTGGTTGCCGGCCTGGACCGCGGCGGTGACCGTGGTGGTGGCCGCCGCGGCGGCGGTACTGATCTCGCCGGCGGTGATCGCGCCGCTCGCGATCGGGCTGCTGACGGCCGGGGTGATCGCTCCGCTGGTGGCCGGCTGGCAGGCGGACCGGCAGGAGGCGGCGACGGCGGTGGCGCGGGCCGCGCTGCGGGACGCCATGGTGGAGACGGTGGACGGGGTCGAGGAGCTGGCGGCCGGCGGCGGGCGCTCCGGCGTACCGGAGGATCGCAGCCGCACCCTCGCGGACCTGGAGGCGCGAGCGGCGCGGACTGCCGGACTGGCCACGGCGATCGCGCATCTCGGGTGGGCGGTGGCGGCGGGCGGGACCGCCCTGCTTCTGGCCGGGGCCGGGATCTCGGCGGAGTGGAGTGCGGTGCTGCTGCTCGGAGTGATCGCTCTGGGCGAGCCGGTGGTGGCGCTGCCCGACGCGGCGATCGCCCGGCGGCGGGCGGCCGGCGCCGAACGCCGGGTCGCCGCCCTGACCACGACCGACCGGCGCCTTCCCGGCCCGGACCCGGCACCCACGACGGCCCTCGCACCGCTGGACGCCGGATCGCGGCCGGACGACGGATCGCGGCGAGACGACCGAGCGCAGCTGGATGCCGGATCGCGGCCGGACGACGCATCGCGGCGAGACGACGGATCGCGGCGAGACGACGGATCGCGGCGAGACGGCGCGGGGGTCGCGGACGGGGTGGTCCGGGTATCGGGGCTGGTGGCGGGCTGGGATCCCGCCGCGGAACCGGCGCTCGACGGCCTGGACCTGACCCTGCCGGCCGGCGCCAAGGTCGCGATCACCGGCCGGTCCGGTTCGGGGAAGTCGACGCTCGGGGCGGTGCTCGGCGGGCTGCTGGCGCCGCGGGCCGGCGATGTCCGGGTCGGAGGGAAGGCCCTGCTGGTCGGGGGCGAGACCGGGCATGTGTTCGCTTCCACCGTACGGGAAAATCTCCGTCTCGCGATGCCCGCCGCGACCGATCCGCAGCTTGTCGCCGCGCTGCGGCGGGTCGGTCTCGGCCCGTGGCTGGCCGGCCTGGCGGACGGCCTGGACACCTGGCTGGGTGCCGGTGGCAGCACGATGTCGGGCGGGCAGCGGCGGCGGCTGGCGACGGCCCGGGCGCTGCTGGCCGATCCGGCGCTGCTGATCCTGGACGAGCCGACCGAGGGCATCGACGAGGCCGGGGCGCGCGAGTTGATGGCCGACCTGCTGGACGCGGCGTCCGGACGTACCGTGCTGGTCTTCGCGCACCGGGCGGAGGGCCTCGACCTTGTGGACGAAATTTACGAACTGTCCAGCGCTAAGCTAAATGTCGGAGTCATCTAG
- the cydB gene encoding cytochrome d ubiquinol oxidase subunit II, which yields MITFWFAILVLAWVLYFVLEGFDFGVGVLAPFLGRDEHERGAAIRTIGPFWDGNEVWLVAAIGVTFAAFPDWYAVLLSALYLPMVGILLLLAVRGTALEFRGKHDSPAWRRRCDLLLAGSSAGVVLLWGAQLGVFVDGLRLGADGVVIGNGLSRSLSPLLTPAAGLGALAALLATVLLGGTFLALRTTGPVRRRATTLARHCGNAGAAGLLLAGIATGSRLALVAAVLCFVAGMLARRGREGAAFAATAAGVAGAVVAVFTAHGPVVLRSTLDPRWSLTREAAAASPSALKLITVAGVLILPGVLAYQAWSYWVFRRRIASERVPS from the coding sequence ATGATCACCTTCTGGTTCGCGATCCTCGTCCTCGCCTGGGTGCTCTACTTCGTCCTCGAGGGCTTCGACTTCGGTGTCGGCGTGCTCGCCCCGTTCCTCGGCCGCGACGAGCACGAGCGCGGCGCCGCGATCCGCACCATCGGCCCGTTCTGGGACGGCAACGAGGTGTGGCTGGTCGCGGCGATCGGCGTCACCTTCGCCGCCTTCCCCGACTGGTACGCGGTCCTGCTCTCCGCCCTCTACCTGCCGATGGTCGGGATCCTGCTGCTGCTGGCGGTCCGCGGCACCGCCCTGGAGTTCCGCGGCAAGCACGACTCCCCCGCCTGGCGCCGCCGCTGCGACCTGCTGCTGGCCGGCTCGTCGGCCGGCGTGGTGCTGCTCTGGGGCGCCCAGCTCGGCGTCTTCGTCGACGGTCTCCGGCTGGGCGCCGACGGCGTCGTGATCGGGAACGGTCTCAGCCGCAGCCTCTCCCCGCTGCTCACCCCGGCCGCCGGGCTCGGTGCGCTGGCGGCGCTGCTCGCCACGGTGCTGCTCGGCGGGACCTTCCTGGCCCTGCGTACCACCGGGCCGGTGCGGCGCCGCGCGACCACCCTGGCCCGGCACTGCGGCAACGCCGGCGCCGCCGGCCTGCTGCTCGCCGGGATCGCCACCGGCTCACGGCTCGCGCTGGTCGCGGCGGTGCTGTGCTTCGTCGCCGGGATGCTGGCCCGGCGCGGGCGGGAGGGCGCGGCGTTCGCGGCGACCGCGGCCGGGGTGGCCGGGGCGGTGGTCGCGGTCTTCACCGCGCACGGGCCGGTGGTGCTGCGCAGCACCCTCGACCCGCGGTGGTCGCTGACCCGGGAGGCGGCCGCGGCCAGCCCGTCGGCACTCAAACTGATCACTGTCGCGGGTGTGCTGATCCTGCCCGGGGTGCTGGCCTATCAGGCCTGGTCCTACTGGGTCTTCCGGCGCCGGATCGCGAGCGAGCGGGTGCCGTCGTGA
- a CDS encoding cytochrome ubiquinol oxidase subunit I, whose product MDVLDLTRLQFAVVTIYHYLFVPLSISLSAVAAGLHLAWLRSGEQRYQDLTKFVGKLLIVTFAVGVVTGLVQEFQFGLGWSAFAKFYGDVFGPTLAVEGMLAFFLEATFLALWYFGWGRLPRKLHAATIVVVAAGTLLSAYIILAANSFMQNPVGYELDAATGRAHLTSFAALMTNEVVLAAFPHTMAGAAMAGGGLLLAIGVWRLSADAGFRQLARLGAWLTLIGGALTALTGDHLGKVMTAVQPMKMAAAEALYETTTGAPFSVLALGKLGHDKPFLTVEIPRLLSFLGTGSFDGTVQGIDDLQAQYVTQFGPGSYVPMIPVAFWTFRLMMGAGIAGMVLAAYYLWASSDRKVRLAFLPAVLQMGAGVPGWARRILLLAPLLPAAANTFGWIFTETARQPWLAFGISKVSDGISPGLTGAEVIASLAGFTVVYGLLAIAWYRLVVHLARKPLSEVPAESPVAEPAPAY is encoded by the coding sequence ATGGACGTGCTCGACCTGACCCGGCTGCAGTTCGCCGTGGTGACGATCTATCACTACCTGTTCGTGCCGCTGTCGATCAGCCTGTCGGCGGTCGCGGCCGGGCTGCATCTGGCCTGGCTGCGCTCCGGCGAGCAGAGGTATCAGGACCTGACGAAGTTCGTCGGCAAGCTGCTGATCGTCACGTTCGCGGTCGGCGTGGTCACCGGGCTCGTCCAGGAGTTCCAGTTCGGGCTCGGCTGGAGCGCGTTCGCCAAGTTCTACGGCGACGTGTTCGGGCCGACCCTCGCCGTCGAGGGGATGCTCGCGTTCTTCCTGGAGGCGACGTTCCTCGCGCTCTGGTACTTCGGCTGGGGACGGCTGCCCCGCAAGCTGCACGCGGCGACCATCGTCGTGGTCGCGGCCGGGACACTGCTGTCGGCGTACATCATCCTGGCGGCCAACTCCTTCATGCAGAACCCGGTCGGCTACGAGCTGGACGCCGCCACCGGGCGCGCGCACCTGACCAGCTTCGCCGCGCTGATGACCAACGAGGTGGTGCTCGCCGCGTTCCCGCACACGATGGCCGGCGCGGCGATGGCCGGGGGCGGCCTGCTGCTCGCCATCGGGGTGTGGCGGCTGTCCGCGGACGCCGGTTTCCGGCAGCTGGCCCGGCTCGGCGCGTGGCTGACGCTGATCGGCGGGGCGCTCACCGCGCTGACCGGTGACCACCTCGGCAAGGTGATGACGGCGGTGCAGCCGATGAAGATGGCGGCCGCCGAGGCGCTCTACGAGACCACCACCGGGGCGCCGTTCTCGGTGCTCGCACTCGGGAAGCTCGGGCACGACAAGCCGTTCCTCACCGTGGAGATCCCCCGGCTGCTGTCCTTCCTGGGCACCGGGTCGTTCGACGGGACCGTGCAGGGGATCGACGACCTCCAGGCGCAGTACGTGACGCAGTTCGGGCCGGGCAGCTACGTGCCGATGATCCCGGTGGCGTTCTGGACGTTCCGGTTGATGATGGGTGCCGGGATCGCCGGGATGGTGCTGGCGGCGTACTACCTCTGGGCCTCGTCGGACCGGAAGGTGCGGCTCGCGTTCCTCCCGGCGGTCCTGCAGATGGGCGCCGGAGTACCCGGCTGGGCCAGGCGGATCCTGCTGCTCGCGCCGCTGCTGCCGGCCGCGGCGAACACGTTCGGCTGGATCTTCACCGAGACGGCGCGGCAGCCGTGGCTCGCGTTCGGGATCTCCAAGGTGTCCGACGGGATCTCGCCCGGCTTGACCGGCGCCGAGGTGATCGCGTCGCTGGCCGGGTTCACGGTGGTCTACGGGTTGCTCGCGATCGCCTGGTACCGGCTCGTCGTCCATCTCGCCCGCAAGCCGCTGTCCGAGGTGCCGGCGGAATCGCCCGTCGCCGAACCGGCCCCGGCCTACTAG
- a CDS encoding BlaI/MecI/CopY family transcriptional regulator, producing MALGDLEREVMTQLWDAPEPLTVRQVHENISKSRDLAYTTVMTVLDRLSKKKMVVQTKADRAYRYAAAQTREEMTAAVMLDALSASPDRDAALAYFLGQLPPGAIRAALDATPKET from the coding sequence ATGGCACTTGGAGATCTTGAGCGGGAGGTCATGACGCAGTTGTGGGACGCTCCCGAGCCGCTGACAGTGCGACAGGTGCACGAGAACATAAGTAAGAGTCGGGATCTGGCGTACACGACGGTCATGACGGTCCTGGACCGGCTGTCGAAGAAGAAGATGGTCGTCCAGACAAAGGCCGACCGGGCGTACCGGTACGCCGCGGCGCAGACGCGCGAGGAGATGACGGCGGCCGTCATGCTCGACGCCTTGAGCGCGTCACCCGATCGGGACGCCGCGCTGGCATACTTCCTCGGTCAGCTACCGCCCGGCGCGATCCGAGCCGCCCTGGACGCCACACCGAAAGAGACGTGA
- a CDS encoding M56 family metallopeptidase yields the protein MTALLLGALGLTLSLVVPGILAGARWPDRAPVAAVLLWQALTLTAVLCALGVVLAAPEELTRAAGADHPWTVAALLFSLAVAATIVIRLLISLIRVSVRARARRERHRTLVDLLDRVERHRELGGAEVRVLDGALPLAYCVPGREPRVVLSDAVLRILDREQVDAVLAHEQAHLRHRHELVMESFTAFYRAVPRPLRSRAPLDAVHLLLEMVSDDAARRRTGAAPLRAALARLSDAVPLAEEVPDDPAGESRSRRLARLTGPAPTSTGLSVLAGLAAAGLLVLPTVILVVPWLGQALEAWPFRSL from the coding sequence GTGACAGCACTCCTCCTGGGAGCCCTCGGGCTGACCCTCTCGCTGGTCGTCCCGGGCATCCTGGCCGGCGCCCGCTGGCCGGACCGTGCCCCGGTCGCCGCCGTCCTGCTCTGGCAGGCGCTCACCCTGACCGCTGTGCTCTGCGCGCTCGGGGTGGTGCTGGCCGCCCCGGAGGAGCTGACCCGGGCGGCCGGTGCCGATCACCCGTGGACCGTCGCGGCGCTGCTGTTCTCGCTGGCGGTGGCGGCCACCATCGTGATCCGGCTGCTGATCTCACTGATCCGGGTGAGCGTCCGGGCCCGTGCCCGCCGGGAGCGGCACCGGACCCTGGTCGACCTGCTGGACCGGGTGGAACGGCACCGGGAGCTGGGCGGTGCCGAGGTGCGGGTGCTGGACGGGGCGCTGCCCCTGGCGTACTGCGTGCCCGGCCGGGAGCCGCGGGTGGTGCTCAGCGACGCGGTGCTGCGGATCCTCGACCGCGAGCAGGTGGACGCGGTGCTCGCGCACGAGCAGGCGCACCTGCGGCACCGGCACGAGCTGGTGATGGAGTCGTTCACCGCGTTCTACCGGGCGGTGCCGCGCCCGCTGCGGTCCCGGGCGCCGCTCGACGCGGTGCACCTGCTGCTGGAGATGGTGTCCGACGACGCTGCCCGGCGGCGTACCGGGGCGGCCCCGCTGCGCGCCGCGCTGGCCCGGCTCTCCGACGCCGTACCGCTCGCGGAGGAGGTCCCGGACGACCCGGCGGGTGAATCCCGCTCCCGCAGGCTTGCCCGGCTGACCGGTCCGGCACCCACCTCGACGGGCCTGTCGGTGCTCGCCGGACTCGCCGCGGCCGGTCTCCTGGTGTTACCCACGGTGATCCTGGTGGTGCCCTGGCTCGGCCAGGCCCTGGAGGCGTGGCCATTCCGGTCACTGTGA
- a CDS encoding C40 family peptidase: MKRVLRGLLCAVAAAGLVVTGPVVAHATPSPSSVEDQIDKQWNELEPVIEDFNDTHGKLLKLQKQQKQLNKTLAPLQKQVDVALAEVRGLASDAYMQGPPSAMGAILSGSPTGLTEKLSLLEQLAANRRESISGVVKLRDKYAADKEKLDALASEIATRDTDLKTKKSAIEKEITALQKLRVKAYGKADDGPYKTGPCPVDYTNDIGGRAAQKACDLIGKPYVFGSEGPDSYDCSGLTKEAWASVGVHLEHYTKDQWGSTKPVSRSELRPGDLVFYYSDVHHVSIYIGGGMVVHAPHTGDHVRMATIDRGPIAGYRRPAG; this comes from the coding sequence GTGAAGCGCGTACTACGCGGCCTGCTCTGTGCGGTTGCCGCTGCCGGACTCGTTGTCACCGGACCTGTCGTTGCCCACGCCACGCCCTCGCCGTCCAGCGTCGAGGACCAGATCGACAAGCAGTGGAACGAACTCGAGCCGGTGATCGAGGACTTCAACGACACCCACGGGAAGCTGCTCAAGCTGCAGAAGCAGCAGAAGCAGCTGAACAAGACGCTCGCTCCGCTGCAGAAACAAGTGGACGTGGCACTGGCCGAAGTCCGCGGCCTCGCGTCGGACGCCTACATGCAGGGTCCGCCGAGCGCCATGGGCGCGATTCTGAGCGGTTCGCCGACCGGCCTGACCGAGAAGCTCTCGCTCCTCGAGCAGCTGGCCGCCAACCGCCGCGAGTCGATCAGCGGTGTCGTGAAGCTGCGCGACAAGTACGCCGCTGACAAGGAGAAACTGGACGCTCTGGCGTCCGAGATCGCCACTCGGGACACCGACCTCAAGACCAAGAAGTCGGCGATCGAGAAGGAGATCACCGCCCTGCAGAAACTGCGGGTGAAGGCGTACGGCAAGGCCGACGACGGGCCGTACAAGACCGGGCCGTGCCCGGTCGACTACACCAACGACATCGGTGGCCGGGCCGCGCAGAAGGCCTGCGACCTGATCGGCAAGCCCTACGTCTTCGGTTCCGAGGGTCCGGACAGCTACGACTGCTCGGGCCTGACGAAAGAGGCGTGGGCGTCCGTCGGCGTGCACCTCGAGCACTACACGAAGGATCAGTGGGGTTCCACGAAACCGGTGAGCCGCAGTGAGTTGAGACCCGGTGACCTGGTCTTCTACTACTCCGATGTGCACCATGTGTCCATCTACATCGGTGGTGGCATGGTGGTGCACGCGCCGCACACGGGCGACCACGTGCGGATGGCGACCATCGATCGTGGTCCGATCGCCGGCTATCGCCGGCCCGCGGGCTAG